The proteins below come from a single Procambarus clarkii isolate CNS0578487 chromosome 26, FALCON_Pclarkii_2.0, whole genome shotgun sequence genomic window:
- the LOC138368876 gene encoding uncharacterized protein, translating into MGALHPGQHGGPPPRKTWEPSTQDNMGALHPGQHGGPPPRTTWEPSTQDNMGALHPGQHGGPPPRKTWEPSTQDNMGALHPGQHGGPPPRTTWEPSTQDNMGPSTQDNMGALHPGQHGGPPPRTTWGPSTQDNMGALHPGQHGGPPPRTTWGPSTQDNMGALHPGQHGSPPPRTTWGTSTQDNMGALHPG; encoded by the coding sequence atgggggCCCtccacccaggacaacatgggggCCCTCCACCCAGGAAAACATGGGAGCCCtccacccaggacaacatgggggCCCtccacccaggacaacatgggggCCCtccacccaggacaacatgggagCCCtccacccaggacaacatgggagCCCtccacccaggacaacatgggggCCCTCCACCCAGGAAAACATGGGAGCCCtccacccaggacaacatgggagCCCtccacccaggacaacatgggggCCCtccacccaggacaacatgggagCCCtccacccaggacaacatggggcCATCCACCCAGGACAATATGGGAGCCCtccacccaggacaacatgggggCCCtccacccaggacaacatgggggCCCTCCACCCAGGATAACATGGGGGCCCtccacccaggacaacatgggggCCCtccacccaggacaacatgggggCCCtccacccaggacaacatgggggCCCtccacccaggacaacatgggagCCCtccacccaggacaacatgggggACCtccacccaggacaacatgggggCCCTCCACCCAGGATAA